Proteins encoded in a region of the Larimichthys crocea isolate SSNF chromosome XVI, L_crocea_2.0, whole genome shotgun sequence genome:
- the adprh gene encoding ADP-ribosylarginine hydrolase isoform X3, whose amino-acid sequence MNRRSATLEHYKAGMLLSGVGDALGYRNQLWEYNESGPVIHQELKELGGLKNIKAELPDWPVSDDTVLHLATAEGLATGKTGEELLHEVAARYVEGMKDMDGRKPGPSSMLGVSQLKPGEEGGYRVAYNPEGTGCGAAMRSMCIGLRYPKPDQLLSLVAVAVETGRMTHPHPTGFLGAVASALFTAYAIQRRPITTWGLGLLSEACPIAKNFVQGRGYAVEETERDWGYFCDKWQCPAERDEAYKSFSLSGWAGRSGHDAPMIALDALLGAGSDWEELMSRAGFHGGDSDSTAVIAACCWGLLYGTQGVPEGNYSNLEYRDRLERSAEQLYALSH is encoded by the exons ATGAACCG CAGATCTGCCACACTGGAGCACTATAAGGCAGGCATGTTGCTGAGTGGTGTTGGTGATGCTCTAGGATACAGGAACCAGCTGTGGGAGTACAATGAGTCGGGACCTGTTATTCACCAG GAGCTGAAGGAGCTCGGCGGTCTAAAGAACATCAAGGCTGAGCTCCCAGACTGGCCCGTAAGTGATGACACGGTTCTGCATCTGGCAACGGCTGAAGGCCTGGCAACTG GGAAGACGGGGGAGGAGCTCTTGCATGAGGTGGCTGCACGATATGTGGAGGGTATGAAAGACATGGACGGGAGGAAACCAGGGCCTTCGAGCATGCTGG GAGTCTCCCAGCTGAAGCCTGGAGAGGAAGGGGGCTACAGAGTGGCCTATAACCCAGAGGGGACTGGCTGTGGAGCAGCCATGAGGTCCATGTGTATTGGCCTCAG GTATCCAAAGCCTGACCAGCTGTTGTCTTTGGTGGCGGTTGCCGTGGAGACAGGCAGGATGACCCATCCTCACCCCACCGGTTTCCTGGGAGCGGTAGCATCGGCCCTTTTTACAGCGTACGCCATCCAGCGCAGGCCAATCACGACGTGGGGTCTAGGCCTGCTCAGTGAGGCCTGTCCAATAGCGAAGAACTTTGTTCAAGGTCGAGGCTACGCTGtcgaggagacagagagagactgggGCTACTTCTGTGACAAGTGGCAGTG CCCAGCGGAGAGAGATGAAGCCTATAAGAGCTTCAGCCTGTCGGGCTGGGCGGGACGCAGCGGACACGACGCTCCCATGATAGCGCTCGACGCCCTGCTGGGAGCCGGTTCGGACTGGGAAGAGCTGATGAGCAGAGCAGGCTTCCATGGAG GCGACAGTGACAGCACAGCAGTGATCGCCGCCTGCTGCTGGGGTCTCCTCTACGGCACCCAGGGGGTCCCTGAAGGCAACTACTCAAACCTGGAGTACAGAGACCGGCTGGAGCGTAGCGCAGAGCAGCTCTACGCCCTGTCACACTGA
- the adprh gene encoding ADP-ribosylarginine hydrolase isoform X1 → MNRRSATLEHYKAGMLLSGVGDALGYRNQLWEYNESGPVIHQELKELGGLKNIKAELPDWPVSDDTVLHLATAEGLATGKTGEELLHEVAARYVEGMKDMDGRKPGPSSMLGVSQLKPGEEGGYRVAYNPEGTGCGAAMRSMCIGLRYPKPDQLLSLVAVAVETGRMTHPHPTGFLGAVASALFTAYAIQRRPITTWGLGLLSEACPIAKNFVQGRGYAVEETERDWGYFCDKWQWYLDFRGISNGIGPPVFPSSYSPAERDEAYKSFSLSGWAGRSGHDAPMIALDALLGAGSDWEELMSRAGFHGGDSDSTAVIAACCWGLLYGTQGVPEGNYSNLEYRDRLERSAEQLYALSH, encoded by the exons ATGAACCG CAGATCTGCCACACTGGAGCACTATAAGGCAGGCATGTTGCTGAGTGGTGTTGGTGATGCTCTAGGATACAGGAACCAGCTGTGGGAGTACAATGAGTCGGGACCTGTTATTCACCAG GAGCTGAAGGAGCTCGGCGGTCTAAAGAACATCAAGGCTGAGCTCCCAGACTGGCCCGTAAGTGATGACACGGTTCTGCATCTGGCAACGGCTGAAGGCCTGGCAACTG GGAAGACGGGGGAGGAGCTCTTGCATGAGGTGGCTGCACGATATGTGGAGGGTATGAAAGACATGGACGGGAGGAAACCAGGGCCTTCGAGCATGCTGG GAGTCTCCCAGCTGAAGCCTGGAGAGGAAGGGGGCTACAGAGTGGCCTATAACCCAGAGGGGACTGGCTGTGGAGCAGCCATGAGGTCCATGTGTATTGGCCTCAG GTATCCAAAGCCTGACCAGCTGTTGTCTTTGGTGGCGGTTGCCGTGGAGACAGGCAGGATGACCCATCCTCACCCCACCGGTTTCCTGGGAGCGGTAGCATCGGCCCTTTTTACAGCGTACGCCATCCAGCGCAGGCCAATCACGACGTGGGGTCTAGGCCTGCTCAGTGAGGCCTGTCCAATAGCGAAGAACTTTGTTCAAGGTCGAGGCTACGCTGtcgaggagacagagagagactgggGCTACTTCTGTGACAAGTGGCAGTG GTACCTGGATTTCAGAGGCATCTCTAACGGGATAGGGCCTCCGGTTTTTCCCTCTTCCTACAGCCCAGCGGAGAGAGATGAAGCCTATAAGAGCTTCAGCCTGTCGGGCTGGGCGGGACGCAGCGGACACGACGCTCCCATGATAGCGCTCGACGCCCTGCTGGGAGCCGGTTCGGACTGGGAAGAGCTGATGAGCAGAGCAGGCTTCCATGGAG GCGACAGTGACAGCACAGCAGTGATCGCCGCCTGCTGCTGGGGTCTCCTCTACGGCACCCAGGGGGTCCCTGAAGGCAACTACTCAAACCTGGAGTACAGAGACCGGCTGGAGCGTAGCGCAGAGCAGCTCTACGCCCTGTCACACTGA
- the adprh gene encoding ADP-ribosylarginine hydrolase isoform X2, producing the protein MNRSATLEHYKAGMLLSGVGDALGYRNQLWEYNESGPVIHQELKELGGLKNIKAELPDWPVSDDTVLHLATAEGLATGKTGEELLHEVAARYVEGMKDMDGRKPGPSSMLGVSQLKPGEEGGYRVAYNPEGTGCGAAMRSMCIGLRYPKPDQLLSLVAVAVETGRMTHPHPTGFLGAVASALFTAYAIQRRPITTWGLGLLSEACPIAKNFVQGRGYAVEETERDWGYFCDKWQWYLDFRGISNGIGPPVFPSSYSPAERDEAYKSFSLSGWAGRSGHDAPMIALDALLGAGSDWEELMSRAGFHGGDSDSTAVIAACCWGLLYGTQGVPEGNYSNLEYRDRLERSAEQLYALSH; encoded by the exons ATGAACCG ATCTGCCACACTGGAGCACTATAAGGCAGGCATGTTGCTGAGTGGTGTTGGTGATGCTCTAGGATACAGGAACCAGCTGTGGGAGTACAATGAGTCGGGACCTGTTATTCACCAG GAGCTGAAGGAGCTCGGCGGTCTAAAGAACATCAAGGCTGAGCTCCCAGACTGGCCCGTAAGTGATGACACGGTTCTGCATCTGGCAACGGCTGAAGGCCTGGCAACTG GGAAGACGGGGGAGGAGCTCTTGCATGAGGTGGCTGCACGATATGTGGAGGGTATGAAAGACATGGACGGGAGGAAACCAGGGCCTTCGAGCATGCTGG GAGTCTCCCAGCTGAAGCCTGGAGAGGAAGGGGGCTACAGAGTGGCCTATAACCCAGAGGGGACTGGCTGTGGAGCAGCCATGAGGTCCATGTGTATTGGCCTCAG GTATCCAAAGCCTGACCAGCTGTTGTCTTTGGTGGCGGTTGCCGTGGAGACAGGCAGGATGACCCATCCTCACCCCACCGGTTTCCTGGGAGCGGTAGCATCGGCCCTTTTTACAGCGTACGCCATCCAGCGCAGGCCAATCACGACGTGGGGTCTAGGCCTGCTCAGTGAGGCCTGTCCAATAGCGAAGAACTTTGTTCAAGGTCGAGGCTACGCTGtcgaggagacagagagagactgggGCTACTTCTGTGACAAGTGGCAGTG GTACCTGGATTTCAGAGGCATCTCTAACGGGATAGGGCCTCCGGTTTTTCCCTCTTCCTACAGCCCAGCGGAGAGAGATGAAGCCTATAAGAGCTTCAGCCTGTCGGGCTGGGCGGGACGCAGCGGACACGACGCTCCCATGATAGCGCTCGACGCCCTGCTGGGAGCCGGTTCGGACTGGGAAGAGCTGATGAGCAGAGCAGGCTTCCATGGAG GCGACAGTGACAGCACAGCAGTGATCGCCGCCTGCTGCTGGGGTCTCCTCTACGGCACCCAGGGGGTCCCTGAAGGCAACTACTCAAACCTGGAGTACAGAGACCGGCTGGAGCGTAGCGCAGAGCAGCTCTACGCCCTGTCACACTGA